Proteins from a single region of Sporosarcina sp. P33:
- the tatA gene encoding twin-arginine translocase TatA/TatE family subunit produces MNLAAIGVPGLIIILVIILILFGPRKLPEVGSAVGKTLAEFKKSAKDIMDDEDEKDKTTVTSAKTNELERKDTK; encoded by the coding sequence ATGAACTTAGCAGCAATCGGAGTACCTGGACTTATTATCATCCTTGTGATTATCTTAATTCTCTTCGGGCCGCGTAAATTGCCGGAAGTCGGCTCTGCTGTCGGAAAAACATTAGCGGAATTCAAAAAATCCGCAAAAGATATTATGGATGACGAGGATGAGAAAGATAAAACAACTGTCACTTCTGCCAAAACGAATGAATTGGAACGAAAAGATACTAAATAA
- a CDS encoding S-layer homology domain-containing protein, translating to MKQPRRIFVWTVLLVMFSFVSIGSTQAAAKEFKDVPKNHPNYEAIQYLQEKGFIGGYPDGTFRPQENISRKHVAKLLDQALKLPQSSTAVVYKDVPKTHPYYGPIMKLTAAGIFSGGTDGYFNPEAPITRIQMAKVLDIAFDLYMTKQNSFYDVYIEHWGYTHANALKASGVASGYPDGEFRPNDPVTRAHYSQFLYAAIKVKEARPATDKVTKGKAWDLVNRRTFELEKTMRDARMNQWEYTDIESALRMSATKAFVDGGLKGYYNPACVDCYMNVLPYINNEPLVRFEFTQPDSSTLNVNTVEFQNGYSVGGFVAYQFKKQDKKWKMNSLTYTKVGTKNFQLTINEAKKVLEAEFITYGHKNIVAKYVTTTQQVELDPVTDAKYTFDQYTFNLDSDYGRFKVKFNSSDGYTSFVN from the coding sequence ATGAAACAGCCCCGTCGGATTTTCGTTTGGACCGTATTACTCGTCATGTTTTCATTTGTAAGTATAGGTTCCACGCAGGCAGCGGCAAAAGAATTTAAGGATGTGCCGAAGAACCACCCGAACTATGAAGCGATTCAGTATCTGCAGGAAAAGGGCTTCATAGGGGGGTACCCTGACGGCACGTTCCGACCGCAAGAAAACATTTCACGCAAGCACGTGGCCAAGTTACTGGACCAAGCTTTGAAGTTGCCACAGTCAAGTACTGCTGTAGTGTACAAAGACGTTCCGAAGACGCATCCGTATTATGGACCGATTATGAAATTAACGGCAGCTGGCATATTCAGCGGCGGCACGGATGGATACTTTAATCCCGAAGCACCGATTACGCGGATTCAAATGGCGAAAGTACTGGATATCGCATTTGATTTGTATATGACGAAACAAAATTCATTTTATGATGTGTATATTGAGCATTGGGGCTATACACATGCCAATGCATTAAAAGCTAGTGGAGTTGCGAGTGGTTATCCTGACGGCGAATTTAGGCCGAATGACCCCGTCACGCGCGCGCACTATTCACAGTTCTTATACGCAGCCATCAAGGTGAAGGAAGCTCGTCCGGCGACAGACAAAGTAACAAAAGGTAAAGCGTGGGATCTCGTCAATCGCAGAACGTTTGAACTTGAGAAGACTATGCGTGATGCGCGGATGAATCAGTGGGAATATACAGATATAGAGTCTGCTCTGCGAATGAGTGCGACAAAAGCGTTTGTAGATGGCGGTCTGAAAGGTTACTACAATCCTGCGTGTGTGGATTGCTATATGAACGTCTTGCCGTATATTAATAATGAGCCTTTGGTACGCTTTGAGTTTACACAGCCAGATTCCAGCACACTGAATGTAAACACAGTAGAATTCCAAAATGGCTATTCGGTTGGCGGATTTGTAGCTTACCAATTTAAAAAGCAAGATAAGAAGTGGAAGATGAATTCGTTAACGTATACGAAGGTTGGTACGAAGAACTTCCAGCTGACAATCAATGAAGCCAAAAAAGTATTAGAAGCCGAGTTTATAACCTATGGACATAAAAATATTGTGGCAAAATATGTTACAACAACTCAGCAAGTTGAATTGGATCCGGTGACAGATGCGAAGTATACATTTGACCAGTATACGTTCAATCTGGATTCAGATTATGGACGCTTCAAAGTGAAATTCAATTCCTCAGATGGCTACACCTCATTTGTGAATTAA
- a CDS encoding DUF1284 domain-containing protein has product MIKLRGHHIFCLLGYRGMGYSEEYAENMTKIHDVLRERPDTMIQIIKGPDYLCAKFPEGQPYHCEDDGIYVRDSEILRRLGLKVSDVLPWREVERRIRLNVVPGDIAVVCETCSWRSYGFCEEGVEGVIESNGLRKVLPSGTD; this is encoded by the coding sequence ATGATCAAATTACGCGGGCATCACATCTTTTGCCTTCTCGGATACCGGGGGATGGGCTATTCAGAGGAATACGCGGAAAATATGACGAAGATCCACGATGTGTTACGGGAGCGGCCGGATACGATGATTCAGATCATAAAAGGCCCCGATTATTTATGTGCGAAGTTTCCTGAAGGGCAGCCGTACCATTGCGAGGATGATGGGATTTACGTGAGGGATTCGGAAATTTTACGCAGACTTGGATTGAAGGTCAGCGACGTGCTGCCTTGGCGTGAGGTCGAGAGAAGAATTCGGCTGAATGTAGTGCCAGGGGATATCGCGGTAGTGTGTGAGACGTGTTCTTGGCGTTCGTATGGGTTTTGCGAAGAAGGAGTAGAAGGTGTTATAGAATCTAACGGTCTGAGAAAAGTATTGCCGAGCGGAACGGATTAA
- a CDS encoding DMT family transporter: protein MKDIKVIITLVLVMFTWGVNVSALKYLVTYFDPITMTSLRIMSAASLVFLILFFLNKVRLPKNREWLYIIGGAATNVVMHHYFLAEGLSRTSAANGGLILGLGPLLTATLAVFILKEKITGIRTLGFLFGGIGVSIVVLGGSGTVGKPSFGDLEIFLSILSQAVSFMLIKKASRTMDARLLTGYMMLAGSIILVVIARIKEPGGFAELSEGTAAVWGVFMFSALIATAVGHMAYNSAIQTIGAARASIFLNFNTFFALIGASIFLGESIYPAHFIGLIFIVAGVICGSGSLEMFIRSRNKHVPPVR, encoded by the coding sequence ATGAAAGATATAAAAGTAATTATTACATTAGTACTCGTCATGTTCACATGGGGAGTTAACGTATCAGCACTCAAATATCTCGTGACCTATTTTGATCCGATCACTATGACGTCGCTGCGGATTATGTCGGCCGCGTCTTTAGTATTTCTTATTTTATTTTTTCTTAACAAGGTCCGCTTGCCAAAGAACAGGGAGTGGCTGTATATCATCGGGGGTGCCGCGACCAACGTAGTGATGCATCATTACTTTCTAGCAGAAGGACTCTCCAGAACGAGTGCTGCCAACGGAGGATTAATTTTAGGGCTTGGGCCGTTATTGACAGCGACTCTGGCTGTGTTCATTTTGAAAGAAAAGATCACCGGCATACGCACTTTAGGCTTTCTGTTTGGCGGTATAGGGGTAAGTATTGTAGTGCTTGGGGGCAGTGGAACAGTAGGCAAACCCTCATTCGGAGATTTAGAAATCTTCTTATCCATCTTGTCCCAGGCCGTTAGTTTTATGCTGATTAAAAAAGCTTCCAGAACAATGGATGCGAGGCTGCTGACAGGATACATGATGCTGGCCGGTTCCATCATTTTAGTCGTAATCGCACGCATCAAGGAACCGGGCGGCTTTGCTGAACTAAGTGAAGGAACAGCTGCTGTCTGGGGAGTATTCATGTTCTCGGCCCTGATTGCGACTGCCGTTGGTCACATGGCATATAATTCAGCTATTCAAACAATTGGTGCAGCGCGCGCTTCCATCTTTTTAAATTTCAATACATTTTTCGCATTAATAGGCGCAAGTATATTTTTAGGAGAGTCCATTTATCCTGCACATTTTATCGGTTTAATATTTATTGTGGCAGGGGTCATCTGTGGCTCAGGGTCTCTGGAAATGTTTATTAGGAGCCGGAATAAACACGTACCGCCTGTCAGATAG
- a CDS encoding alkaline phosphatase, which translates to MLNKMSKRIVPVVALSAVLIGGAIWTGNNSASSAGEVKKEDTSEIKNIIFLIGDGMGSSYTSAYRYFKDDPTTPEIELTEFDKYLVGQQMTYPDDDDESITDSASAATAMSSGVKTYNNAIAVDKKKERVETVLEAAKAAGKSTGLVATSEITHATPAAYGAHNESRKNMDEIADDYYNERINGEHTIDVLLGGGKKHFVRKDMDLAYLFELHGYGYATTKKELLENKNDKLLGLFADGGMEKMIDRSPETPSLEEMTEVAIEKLKKNDEGFFLMVEGSQIDWAGHDNDIVGAMSEMEDFEKAFKTALEFAAQDEHTLVIATADHSTGGLSIGAAGVYNWSVDAVKAVNRTPAFISQQIANGADAEEALVRYTDQESLPLEQKEIEAVKAAGTEASEIETAIKQIIDKRSHTGWTTGGHTGEDVPVYAYGPSKERFTSLLDNTDHANIIFEILAGKK; encoded by the coding sequence TTGTTGAATAAGATGAGTAAGAGAATTGTGCCTGTAGTAGCGCTATCAGCTGTTTTAATTGGCGGAGCAATCTGGACTGGGAATAATTCAGCGAGTTCAGCTGGTGAAGTGAAAAAGGAAGACACTTCAGAGATCAAGAACATCATATTCTTGATTGGAGATGGTATGGGGAGTTCCTATACATCAGCTTATCGTTATTTCAAAGATGATCCGACTACCCCTGAGATAGAGTTAACAGAGTTCGATAAATATTTGGTTGGGCAACAAATGACGTATCCTGATGATGACGATGAATCGATTACAGATTCAGCGTCTGCGGCAACGGCCATGTCGTCAGGTGTCAAAACATACAATAACGCAATTGCAGTAGATAAAAAGAAAGAGCGCGTGGAAACCGTCCTGGAAGCTGCAAAAGCAGCTGGAAAATCGACTGGCCTCGTCGCTACTTCTGAAATCACACATGCTACGCCTGCAGCTTACGGTGCTCATAATGAAAGCAGAAAGAATATGGATGAGATTGCCGATGATTATTATAACGAACGCATCAATGGGGAGCATACAATCGATGTCCTTCTAGGCGGCGGAAAAAAACACTTTGTCAGGAAAGACATGGACCTGGCGTATTTATTTGAACTGCACGGATACGGCTATGCCACTACAAAAAAAGAATTATTGGAGAATAAGAACGACAAATTACTTGGATTGTTCGCGGATGGCGGTATGGAAAAAATGATTGACCGTTCGCCAGAAACACCATCACTGGAAGAAATGACAGAAGTTGCGATTGAGAAATTGAAGAAAAATGATGAGGGGTTTTTCCTTATGGTGGAAGGCAGCCAAATCGACTGGGCAGGACATGATAATGATATTGTCGGTGCGATGAGTGAAATGGAAGACTTCGAAAAAGCATTCAAAACAGCCCTCGAATTTGCGGCGCAAGACGAACACACATTAGTTATTGCTACTGCGGATCATTCAACTGGAGGATTATCCATAGGAGCGGCTGGCGTATATAATTGGTCAGTGGATGCTGTCAAGGCAGTGAACCGTACGCCGGCCTTCATATCGCAACAAATCGCAAACGGTGCCGATGCAGAAGAGGCATTAGTACGCTACACCGATCAAGAAAGTTTGCCATTGGAACAGAAAGAAATTGAAGCAGTCAAGGCAGCAGGGACAGAGGCAAGTGAAATTGAAACAGCTATCAAACAAATCATCGACAAACGTTCCCATACTGGCTGGACAACCGGCGGACATACAGGTGAAGACGTACCTGTTTATGCTTATGGACCATCCAAAGAGCGCTTTACGAGCTTGTTAGATAATACGGATCATGCGAACATTATATTTGAAATTCTTGCGGGCAAGAAGTAA
- a CDS encoding PucR family transcriptional regulator, giving the protein MNIQDALAIGDLTKSKVVAGSTGMTRTITSIEVMEVPEVVSWVTPGILVMTAFYSIKNDKDKQIEIVQTLIEKNAAGIVIKLGRFVDALPEKMLAIADEADFPIIVIPKNVSYINVLAPLYEQLYKEKRLKENSYQPLIDFESKSFASLSIAMEELSEIIGGPLYIEDKKGSLLYCTEKFLPNGWRDSSSLFSRPIHEDYVKLTGEWKSSLIQTGGTSLKIDGFRKILIMPLLSNKHVFGMLHIPYTEKLEAGNSPIENLKETAEKIEELFMNEQLYLQNKRIEHLKRLEQFNQVDEEGLQLTEYFVIRFHTGWFEKHDTLTHYLIDHSNIVLKELLLMMEDIPDCTFTLFEKHGYFYALLECEKNKDMSVMQSLKTMATESAHSLTIAVAPIERDSRLLTDSIRLADKTMEIGRLIRKEENFYTYDQLGIYEILINLTSQSAVKNYTEGILEPLSANQNKELLHTLEIYLNENGNVTKASEKLFIHRRTLTFRLQKIQELLQMNIDDAENRFILNFCLRIKSVDQ; this is encoded by the coding sequence ATGAATATTCAAGACGCATTAGCGATTGGTGACTTGACGAAAAGTAAGGTTGTTGCTGGATCTACTGGTATGACACGTACAATCACCTCTATCGAAGTAATGGAAGTTCCTGAAGTAGTCAGCTGGGTTACACCCGGGATATTAGTAATGACAGCGTTTTATTCCATTAAGAATGATAAGGACAAGCAAATTGAAATCGTTCAGACGTTAATTGAAAAAAATGCGGCAGGTATTGTCATCAAACTTGGCCGATTCGTAGATGCATTGCCTGAGAAAATGCTGGCAATTGCGGATGAAGCGGACTTCCCCATTATAGTCATACCGAAAAATGTTTCCTATATCAATGTGCTTGCTCCCTTATATGAGCAGTTATACAAAGAGAAGCGGTTAAAGGAAAACTCCTACCAGCCGCTAATAGATTTTGAATCTAAATCGTTCGCCTCTCTTTCAATAGCAATGGAAGAATTGAGTGAAATTATCGGAGGGCCATTATATATAGAAGATAAAAAAGGCTCGCTGCTTTATTGTACGGAAAAATTTCTGCCGAATGGCTGGCGGGATTCCAGTTCCTTATTCTCTAGACCGATTCATGAGGACTATGTAAAGCTTACCGGGGAATGGAAGAGTTCCCTGATACAAACCGGGGGAACTTCGCTGAAAATTGACGGTTTTCGGAAGATCCTTATCATGCCGTTACTGTCTAACAAACACGTCTTTGGAATGCTTCATATCCCGTATACAGAAAAATTGGAAGCAGGCAACAGCCCAATTGAAAACCTGAAAGAAACTGCTGAAAAGATAGAAGAATTATTTATGAACGAACAGCTTTATTTGCAAAACAAGCGAATTGAACATCTTAAACGTCTGGAGCAATTTAACCAAGTGGATGAGGAAGGCCTTCAGTTAACGGAATACTTTGTTATTCGCTTCCATACCGGCTGGTTTGAAAAACATGATACATTGACACATTATCTGATTGATCATTCAAATATAGTATTAAAAGAGCTTCTGCTCATGATGGAAGACATTCCGGACTGCACTTTTACATTGTTTGAAAAGCATGGTTACTTCTATGCATTGCTGGAATGTGAAAAAAACAAGGATATGTCTGTTATGCAATCACTCAAAACAATGGCTACAGAAAGCGCCCATTCACTGACAATCGCAGTGGCTCCAATTGAAAGAGACAGTCGCTTGCTGACGGACAGTATCCGGTTGGCGGATAAAACTATGGAAATCGGACGCCTTATTAGAAAAGAAGAGAATTTCTATACCTATGATCAATTGGGCATTTATGAGATTCTTATCAACTTAACGTCACAAAGTGCGGTGAAAAATTATACAGAGGGCATTTTAGAGCCGTTGTCTGCAAATCAAAATAAAGAGTTACTTCACACGCTGGAAATCTATTTGAATGAGAATGGAAATGTGACAAAGGCATCGGAAAAATTATTCATTCACAGAAGAACACTGACATTCCGGCTGCAAAAAATACAAGAACTGCTGCAAATGAATATTGATGACGCGGAAAATCGCTTCATTTTGAACTTTTGCTTGCGAATAAAATCTGTAGATCAGTAG
- a CDS encoding aspartate/glutamate racemase family protein produces the protein MLGIIRVLTTDDEKILLEHGRRMWETDQIQSITRCIPNQPNGIYDHKTEAEAVPKIISLAQELISEPGVNAITISCAADPGLQEVKEIANFPVMGAGACGAKAAMQAGQKVAVIGITDTVPKNIKNELGDCFHSYTHSPNLQKTTDLFTEQAKAELLALANERVKSGANVLLFACTGFSTIRLKAYLSKAIQIPIIDLVEAQAAVYKQFIKEGKG, from the coding sequence ATGTTGGGAATCATCAGGGTTTTGACAACAGACGATGAAAAGATTTTGCTCGAGCATGGAAGGCGCATGTGGGAAACAGATCAAATTCAATCGATTACACGATGTATCCCAAATCAGCCAAATGGCATTTACGATCATAAGACAGAAGCAGAAGCGGTCCCAAAGATCATTTCTCTCGCTCAAGAACTCATCAGTGAACCTGGGGTCAATGCCATTACGATTAGTTGTGCCGCTGATCCGGGGCTGCAGGAAGTAAAGGAAATAGCCAATTTTCCTGTCATGGGTGCAGGTGCATGTGGGGCTAAGGCGGCTATGCAAGCAGGACAAAAAGTTGCGGTGATAGGAATTACGGATACGGTTCCGAAAAATATCAAAAATGAATTAGGGGACTGTTTTCATTCTTATACACATTCGCCAAACCTGCAAAAAACTACGGACCTGTTTACTGAACAGGCAAAAGCAGAATTACTGGCACTTGCGAATGAAAGAGTTAAATCGGGAGCCAATGTTTTATTGTTTGCCTGTACAGGATTTTCTACGATTCGCCTGAAAGCATATTTATCAAAAGCTATCCAAATACCAATTATTGATTTGGTTGAAGCGCAGGCAGCCGTATATAAGCAATTCATAAAGGAGGGCAAGGGATGA
- a CDS encoding OPT/YSL family transporter yields the protein MNTKTKIFDIPFVIFSIIISIFGAIIGMQLITSLGITPNTSIIGALIAMLIARIPMQMFYKYRSIENQNLIQTSISAATFGAANSLLIPIGLPFVMGMPELITPMLIGAGLALFIDVFILYKVFDSKLFGANEAWPPGIATAEALKAGDQGGSKAKFLGIGIGIGVIGSYFGIAMSAFGVAFIGNIWALLMFGIGLLLRGYSVPIFGVDLNEFYIPHGMMIGAGSVALLQFVITLWQAKKQKNAQREEADYSCTRSDSDVKKGFGIGFLLYLVSALILAVIGGIIGDMSVTQTITFVLFAAFAALASEIIVGIAAMHSGWFPAFAVTLISLLIGMMLGFPPIALALLTGFTAATGPAFADLGYDFKSGAILRNHEVKAIEIFGRRQQLKSSLIGFGVAVVMVALFHDSFFAQDLVPPVNYVYATTIESGLGGNVGMLLLLWAIPGAIIQLIGGPRRQMGILFATGLLIVNPIAGWAVLVGITIRFIVLKVKGPEAESAMYTMAAGFIAGDAIYSFFTSLWKAK from the coding sequence ATGAATACAAAGACAAAAATATTTGATATACCGTTTGTAATATTTTCTATAATCATTTCAATATTTGGAGCCATCATTGGGATGCAGCTGATTACATCTTTAGGAATTACGCCGAACACATCAATTATCGGTGCGCTGATAGCGATGCTGATCGCCAGAATACCCATGCAGATGTTTTATAAGTATCGGTCTATAGAGAATCAAAACCTTATTCAGACGTCAATCTCAGCGGCTACTTTCGGAGCGGCGAATAGTTTGCTCATTCCGATCGGTCTTCCATTTGTAATGGGGATGCCAGAGCTCATTACACCGATGCTGATCGGTGCAGGACTGGCTTTGTTCATCGATGTATTTATTCTCTACAAAGTATTTGACTCCAAACTATTTGGAGCAAACGAAGCATGGCCGCCTGGCATTGCGACTGCTGAAGCTCTAAAAGCAGGGGATCAAGGCGGTTCAAAAGCAAAATTCCTTGGAATCGGTATTGGAATCGGGGTAATCGGATCGTACTTTGGCATTGCAATGTCAGCATTTGGTGTGGCATTTATCGGAAACATTTGGGCGTTGCTCATGTTCGGTATTGGTCTATTGCTTCGCGGCTATTCCGTTCCAATATTCGGTGTAGATTTAAATGAATTCTATATTCCGCACGGCATGATGATTGGTGCGGGCTCAGTTGCCTTACTGCAATTCGTCATCACGCTTTGGCAGGCGAAGAAACAAAAGAATGCGCAGCGTGAAGAAGCTGACTATAGCTGCACGCGCTCAGACAGTGATGTGAAAAAAGGATTTGGCATCGGTTTTCTGCTGTATTTAGTGTCCGCTCTGATTTTAGCGGTTATTGGCGGAATCATCGGCGACATGTCTGTTACACAGACTATTACGTTTGTACTGTTTGCAGCATTTGCAGCATTAGCCAGTGAAATCATCGTCGGAATTGCAGCCATGCACTCGGGCTGGTTCCCGGCGTTTGCGGTGACATTGATTTCCTTGCTTATCGGTATGATGTTAGGCTTCCCGCCGATCGCACTGGCACTGCTTACAGGGTTTACGGCTGCGACAGGTCCAGCATTTGCTGATTTAGGCTATGACTTTAAATCAGGTGCAATCTTACGGAATCATGAAGTAAAAGCAATAGAGATATTTGGCCGCAGGCAGCAATTGAAAAGTTCATTAATCGGTTTTGGGGTAGCGGTTGTCATGGTCGCACTTTTCCATGATTCCTTCTTCGCACAAGATCTCGTACCGCCAGTAAACTACGTCTATGCTACTACGATTGAAAGCGGCTTGGGCGGAAACGTTGGCATGTTGCTTCTTCTATGGGCAATTCCAGGAGCAATTATCCAATTAATCGGCGGTCCCAGAAGACAAATGGGTATCTTATTCGCGACGGGGCTATTGATCGTTAATCCAATCGCAGGCTGGGCTGTACTTGTTGGTATCACAATTCGGTTTATTGTACTGAAAGTAAAAGGTCCAGAGGCAGAATCTGCAATGTATACCATGGCGGCAGGATTTATCGCTGGGGACGCAATCTACAGCTTCTTCACATCACTATGGAAAGCAAAGTAA
- a CDS encoding DUF917 family protein codes for MTTRTLTKEDAINGVYGGCILGGGGGGWISDGLEKTEQAFALGSPQLITIDELKDEDYAACVSLVGAPSARNVYINNEQLVSTVERVQQEFSKPIKALMTNENGAATTINGWLQAAATGLPFLDAPCNGRAHPTGSMGSLNLSEEEGYVSIQAYAGGEGARRVEGVITSTLDISSNVVRSVSVEAGGMVGVCRNPVSIGHIKKHAAVGGISQAIELGEVFFSAEGPDRIEAVAAHLKGRVIHSGTISQFELKAVKGFDVGFVQVDDLEMTFWNEYMTVEMNGERKGTFPDLIMTFNAETGMPVVSAELEEGMKIAVISVPKEHLKLSSTMFNEKLLRVIEPIINKTIL; via the coding sequence ATGACAACAAGAACACTTACAAAAGAAGATGCTATCAACGGAGTATATGGAGGCTGTATTTTAGGCGGCGGCGGAGGAGGCTGGATCTCAGATGGCTTGGAGAAAACAGAGCAAGCTTTTGCTCTCGGCTCACCTCAACTTATCACGATAGATGAATTGAAAGATGAAGATTATGCAGCCTGTGTATCACTGGTTGGTGCCCCATCTGCAAGAAATGTATATATCAATAATGAACAGCTCGTTTCAACAGTGGAACGAGTACAGCAAGAATTTTCAAAACCGATTAAAGCGCTCATGACAAATGAAAACGGCGCGGCCACTACTATTAACGGCTGGCTCCAAGCAGCTGCAACAGGACTTCCGTTTTTGGATGCGCCATGCAACGGCAGAGCCCATCCAACAGGATCTATGGGGTCTTTAAACTTATCGGAAGAAGAAGGCTACGTGTCAATCCAAGCATATGCTGGCGGAGAAGGTGCCCGGCGAGTAGAAGGTGTTATCACCAGTACGCTGGATATTTCATCAAACGTAGTGCGTTCAGTCTCCGTAGAAGCAGGCGGCATGGTAGGAGTTTGCAGAAACCCTGTATCCATTGGTCATATTAAAAAACATGCTGCGGTAGGCGGAATATCACAAGCTATTGAACTTGGCGAAGTCTTCTTCTCGGCAGAAGGCCCTGACCGGATCGAAGCGGTAGCTGCTCATTTAAAAGGCCGCGTCATTCATTCAGGCACAATCAGCCAGTTCGAATTAAAAGCTGTCAAAGGGTTTGACGTCGGCTTTGTCCAAGTGGATGATCTGGAGATGACGTTTTGGAATGAATATATGACGGTGGAGATGAATGGAGAGAGAAAAGGGACGTTCCCTGATCTCATTATGACATTTAACGCTGAAACAGGAATGCCCGTTGTCAGTGCGGAGCTGGAGGAAGGAATGAAGATCGCAGTAATTTCTGTGCCGAAAGAACATTTGAAATTAAGCTCGACGATGTTCAATGAAAAATTATTGCGTGTGATTGAACCGATTATTAACAAAACTATTCTTTGA
- a CDS encoding DUF1177 domain-containing protein: MSLKYTMDVMEILDDIHVSGKQIVDLFEGFEHCEASYKTVTGAEGSTDFVKIIVKGTEGRLSGGEARTLGIVGRLGGIGARPHRIGFVSDGDGAAAAVSIGVKLANMSVRGDRLPGDVIITTHICPTAPTQPHEPVDFMGSPVDILTMNQYEVVPEMDAVVSIDTTKGNRVINHRGIALSPTVKSGYVLKFSDELLRIMEMTTGDLPVTFAVTTQDITPYGNDVYHINSILQPAVATDAPVVGVAITAKTAVPGCGTGASHEVDVAQAVRFTIEIAKEYTRGQIEFYDRKEFERLEMLYGSMKHLQTLGNEEA, from the coding sequence ATGTCATTAAAATATACAATGGACGTTATGGAAATTTTAGATGATATCCATGTCAGCGGAAAACAAATAGTCGATTTATTCGAGGGATTTGAACATTGTGAAGCTTCTTATAAGACAGTTACAGGTGCTGAAGGTTCTACAGACTTCGTGAAAATCATTGTCAAAGGAACAGAAGGCCGGCTTAGCGGAGGGGAGGCTCGAACACTTGGAATCGTTGGCCGTTTAGGCGGAATAGGGGCGCGTCCTCATAGAATAGGATTCGTATCAGACGGAGATGGGGCGGCGGCAGCGGTTTCAATTGGTGTAAAACTCGCCAATATGTCGGTAAGGGGTGACCGTTTGCCCGGCGACGTCATTATTACTACACATATCTGTCCAACTGCCCCTACACAGCCACACGAGCCAGTGGATTTCATGGGATCACCAGTAGATATCCTGACGATGAATCAATACGAAGTAGTACCCGAGATGGATGCGGTTGTTTCCATCGATACTACAAAAGGAAATCGGGTAATTAACCATCGCGGAATCGCACTGTCACCGACTGTAAAGTCTGGATATGTACTGAAATTCAGTGATGAATTACTTAGAATTATGGAAATGACAACAGGGGATCTGCCGGTAACATTTGCGGTGACTACGCAGGATATCACTCCTTACGGGAATGATGTCTATCACATTAACAGCATTCTGCAGCCTGCAGTCGCAACAGACGCCCCCGTAGTAGGTGTGGCAATCACTGCTAAAACAGCTGTACCAGGCTGTGGAACGGGTGCAAGTCATGAAGTGGATGTAGCGCAGGCAGTACGATTCACTATCGAAATTGCTAAAGAATATACAAGAGGTCAAATTGAATTCTATGACAGAAAAGAATTTGAACGTTTGGAAATGCTGTATGGTTCTATGAAACATCTCCAAACACTAGGGAATGAAGAAGCATGA
- a CDS encoding AroM family protein → MTKKIIGVLTIGQSPRTDVTPFIQSYMGPDVTIIESGGLDSLTEESIHSVEPEDTDTTYISRLRNGQSVKIGKSKLLPLLQKELTELESKTDITLMLCTGDFPALRTKNPIIYPDQVLNEMVRAMSPSCPLGLIIPLEEQREKLLAKWDQQGLKLLAEAASPYEKSDIAGAALALQERGASMIVLDCMGYDEEHKLEAVKSSGLPVILPRALVAQVLSEFVSE, encoded by the coding sequence ATGACAAAGAAAATCATAGGTGTTTTGACAATCGGACAGTCGCCGCGAACGGACGTGACTCCATTCATTCAATCCTATATGGGGCCAGACGTCACGATTATAGAAAGCGGAGGATTAGACAGCTTGACGGAAGAATCTATTCATTCTGTTGAACCTGAAGACACTGATACTACCTATATTTCCAGATTGCGAAATGGCCAGTCCGTAAAAATCGGGAAAAGCAAACTCCTCCCTTTATTGCAGAAAGAATTAACCGAACTGGAGAGTAAAACGGATATTACATTAATGTTATGTACAGGTGATTTTCCCGCATTGCGCACGAAAAATCCTATTATCTATCCCGATCAAGTGCTAAATGAAATGGTTAGGGCTATGTCACCGTCATGTCCGCTCGGGCTGATCATTCCATTAGAAGAGCAGAGAGAGAAATTGCTGGCGAAATGGGATCAGCAAGGGCTGAAGCTGCTTGCAGAAGCAGCATCGCCCTATGAAAAAAGTGATATCGCAGGAGCTGCACTTGCACTGCAAGAGCGAGGTGCCAGTATGATTGTGCTTGACTGCATGGGCTATGATGAAGAGCATAAATTGGAGGCTGTAAAGAGCAGCGGGCTGCCGGTGATTTTGCCGCGTGCACTGGTTGCCCAAGTCCTGTCTGAGTTTGTGTCTGAATAG